CCGCTTTTCTGAAGCTCCTTCTCAGCCAGAACCTTCGCCTCAAACCTGTCTATTCCCTCAAACATTCCGGCTCTGGAACTGATTGTACCATCTTCGTTGAAAACATCTATCGACGGAAGATTATGCCTTAATCCAATCTCATAGTCATTGATATCGTGTGCCGGGGTAATCTTCAGACATCCGGTTCCGAATTCAGGATCAACATAGCTGTCAAAAATAAATGGCACCTCGCGGTTAGCCATAGGAACAATGACTTTTTTACCTTTCAGATGCTTATATCGTTCATCATCCGGATTGGCACAAACGGCTGTATCGCCAAGAATTGTTTCGGGACGGGTTGTTGCAACCATAACATATCCGTCTTCACCAACGATCTTATATCTGACATAATAGAGTCTAGATCTCTCCTCGGTATAGTTCACTTCCTCGTCCGATACGGCTGTCATGGCCTGGGGATCCCAGTTAACCATACGTACTCCCCTGTAAATAAGGCCTTTATTATAGAGATCTACAAACACTTTAATCACCGAATCATACCTCTTTTCATCCATTGTGAAAAGAGTCCGCTCCCAGTCGCAGGATGCTCCCAGTCTTTTAAGCTGCTCAAGAATTATACCCCCATGCTTGTGAGTCCATTCCCATGCATGCTCAAGGAATTTCTCCCTGCTTAGATCTCTTTTTTCAATTCCTTCAGCCTTAAGTTTTGCAACCACTTTTGCCTCGGTAGCAATGGAAGCATGATCAGTACCCGGAACCCAGCATGCATTCTTTCCAAGCATCCTTGCCCTTCGTACCAGAACATCCTGAATGGTATTATTCAGCATATGCCCCATGTGAAGAACACCTGTTACATTGGGAGGAGGAATTACTATTGTATAAGGTTCTCTTTCATCAGGTATGCTTCTGAAGAAACCATTTTCCATCCAGTACCGGTACCATTTGTTCTCTGCTTTACCGGGTTCGTATTTTGAGGGAATATCCATGATTTACTGTGGTGTTATCTGAAATAAATGAAATGCAAAATTATAAAAATTCATTACATTCGCTGAATACAAAAGGAAAAAGGGCTGCTGGTTCCATAAAACAAGATCATTAACCTGTTCCGGAAAAATAAATCTGCTGCCATGAAGAGAAACAGAGCTTTCAGTCTGATATTATTTTTAATCCTGATCTGCGTTTTCGCTTCATACTGTACAAAAGATGAAGAGACTGAAGCAGAAAGAAAAGAGGCATTGACAATTAAGTTCAATTCTGAGATTAATGCTGACTCTCTGAAATCAGTTGTAACATGGCTCCAGCAGATGGGTACAAGGTTTGCCCTGGCAGAAAACCGCAAAAATGTTGCTATAAGTATTAAAAAACGTTTTGAAAGACTGGGATATACGAATGTCAGGCTGGATTCATTTCCCATTAATAAGATCTACAGAAATGTATCGTATTACCAGAATTGGCAGTATAATGTAATAGCCTCAATTACCGGCTCTGTTTATCCCGACTCAATTTGCATTATCGGAGGTCACTATGACAACATTCTAAAAACCGGCGATCCCTTCACGGCAGCGCCCGGGGCCAATGATAATGCAAGCGGAGTAGCTGCTGCACTTGAAATAGCGAGAGTTTTTAAAACAAACAATTATAAACCCGATAATACAATAGAATTTATTGCTTTCGGGGCAGAGGAGTTAGGGTTGTTCGGCAGCTTTTATTATTCTGATTATGCCAGGATAAACTCGAAAAAGATAAAGCTGATGCTGAATAATGACATGATCGCCTTTAATCCATCATCAAATAAATCTGACTGGAGTGTGAACATTATGGACTATGATAATTCACACAATCTGAGGAAAGAAGCTGAAGTGATATCAGGGCAATTTACTGATCTGAAAACTTATAACTATAATACCTATAATAAGCAAAGTGACAGCTATCCTTTTTTTGTAAACGGATTCAAGGCTCTCTTTTTTATATCGGCAACTTCTGATCCCTATTATCACACTTTAGATGATACTGCCGACAAATACAATTTTGAGTTTTGCCGTGAAATAGTAAAATTAAATTGTGCAATTCTGATTGATAAAAACTGATAATCATCGTATTACAAGGATATCAGACACAGCCCTATCTCCTTCATGGTCAAATTTCTTATTATCGCAGGGCATGTTTACAACTCCGTTGAATGGTTTTCCCGAGATCCACATTGTTGTTGAACCTCCGCCGTCGAAATTAACAGCGTCTTTACATCCAAGCAGTTGCATCAGCTGAGTTACTTCATTAATTGTAAGTCCAGCAGCCTGGTCAGTTCTGCCGTCAATCGTTACGATAACTATTTTATGTTTGCTTTTCTTTCCTACAACTGTCCTGGGATGTTTGTTTACAACCAGAGGAGTAAGAGGAAGCTGTATCCGTTTATTTCCCGACAATAATAATGGTCCGGTTACAAGTACTTCACCATACTCGGGATGAGTATCATACCAGCTGTTTGTATGAGCTTCTTCAATAAATACATCACCAGTTTTATTCACAAGAAATGACCCGGTCATATTTGCATTCCGGCTCCAGATTTTTGAAGTATCTGAATCCTTTATCAATCCCCCCGTTCTAATGTATGCTACAGATCCTCCGTCCCTGATATTAAAGAAACCGCCATTGACAGCAGCGAGGGCACCTGAATTCACAGCCTGTTTGCTCAGGACACTGTTTTTTCCAGATTCATAGTAGAGAGCAATTCTCCTTCTTCTGGTGTTAACTGTAAGTACATTCAGATTCTGGGGAATTGAATCATTTAAGATTGTATGTGCTGATTTCCAGATTAACCCGGGGGCAATTCTTTCGCGATCCCATTTAACCTTTTCAAATCCTGTGATCTGACCAGTCAGTGGACCAGAGAGAACAAGTAAAATTACAAGCAGGCAAAAAATCAGAACTGATCTCCTTTTCATAAGTTCAAATATATAATTTATAGTCAGATCAGCTTCAGCGGTTTATTGCTATTTAAATAATAAAGTGCTAATGATCATATTTTACGATATTCAAATTGTTTACTTTTGTTTCGCAAAACAAAACATAAACATATGCCAGCCATATCCGATAAAGGTAAAATGATGCCTGCATCACCGATCAGGAAGCTTGTTCCATATTCAGAAGAAGCAAAACGTAAAGGAAGGAAAGTTTATCATCTTAATATTGGTCAGCCCGATATCCCTACCCCTGAAGTGGCGATGAATGCCCTTCGTAACATAAATATTAAAGTTCTGGAATACAGTCATTCAGCAGGAAATGAATCGTACCGCAGGAAACTGGCTGCTTACTACCAGAAGATTGGCATTAAGGTTGATCACACCGAGATGCTGATAACCACAGGAGGATCGGAAGCCATATTATTCGCACTGATGTCGTGCGTAAATCCGGGTGAAGAGGTCATTACCCCTGAACCTTTTTATGCCAACTATAATGGTTTTGCAACAACAGCCGGTATAAAAATTGTACCTGTAACATCTCATATAAAGAATGATTTTGCTCTGCCTCCAATTGAGGATATCGAGAAAAAGATTACTCCTAAAACAAAAGGGATAATTGTATGCAATCCAAATAATCCCACAGGCTACCTCTACTCAAAAAATGAACTCCTTCAGCTAAAAGAGATTGTAAAGAAACACGACCTGTTCCTTTTCTCTGATGAAGCTTACCGGGAGTTTTGCTACGATGGTGCTGAACATTTTTCTGCGATGAATCTAGAAGGAATAGAAAATAATGTAATTCTTCTTGACTCTGTATCAAAGCGATACAGCGAATGCGGGATAAGGATCGGAGCCCTTATTACAAAAAACAAGGAGGTAATTTCAACAGCTCTTAAATTTGCGCAGGCTCGTCTCTCCCCTCCCGGACTCGGACAGATTGCTGCAGAAGCTTCAATAGAAACTCCGGCAGATTATTTCGAGGGGGTAAACAAAGAATACACGGCCCGAAGAAACTATATGGTGGAGGCGCTTAACAAAATCCCGGGAGTTTACTGCCCAAAACCGAAAGGGGCATTTTATACTGTGGTAAAGCTCCCTGTTGATGATGCTGACAAATTTGCACAGTGGCTGTTAGAAGATTTTGAGTATAACAATCAAACAGTTATGGTTGCTCCTGCATCGGGTTTCTATTCAACTCCGGGGTCAGGAAAAAATGAAGTCCGCATAGCTTATGTTCTGAAGATCGATGATCTGAAACAGGCTATGATGATCCTTGCTGAAGCGCTGAAGGTATATCCTGGAAGAGTGTAGCCCCCCTGCCCCCCTAAAGGGGGGTTAATTCCTGCAACTAACTGTAATTCTTCTATATATGCAAATTTAGCCCCCCTTTAGGGGGGTTGGGGGGCGATCTGAGGTAGGAACAACTATTTATACAAAAGGTACTTCTCCCTGACCTTCCCAAACTTCTCCAACCCATCTTTCCAGCTTTCACGGATCTCTTTGGCACTCATACCTTTCTGAATCTGCTCACGTAATCCCGGACCACCGGCCAGAGTATCGAAATACTTTGTGAAGAACTTATCTTTCTGCGGGAAATCATTGTAGGCACTTATAATCCAATCGAGATTAATCTGAGGTTTGGGGACAATTTTGTTCTTTAATGCATCTCTTAGATCAGTGCCATAACACTTAACACCCAGGAGTGGCGGATTTTTTGCACCCGGTACACTCTCAGGAGTAAAGCTGAATCCCCTGTCGGGCATGTCTGGACCACCAAACACCTGAAAAGGGAATGCTGTCCCTCTGCCAAGAGAGAGCACGGTACCCTCAAAAAAGCAGGTTGAAGGATAAAGGTAAATTGAATTCTGATTTGGCAGGTTTGGCGAAGGTTTCACGGGAAGATCATAGTATGTTTTATGAGTGTAATTTTTACACTTAATAACTTCAAGATCACATTTTAGACCACCCTTAAGGAATCCTTCACCATTCAGCATCTGTCCGTACTCTCCTACTGTCATTCCATGAACAATAGGCACAGGATCCATTCCTACAAATGAGCGGTAAGTCGTGTCGAGAATATTTCCATCAAAATAGAAGCCGTTAGGATTGGGACGATCGAGGATAATGCATTTTTTATTGTTTTCCGCGCAAGCCTCCATAAGATAATGAAGTGTTGAAATATAGGTATAAAAACGTGTCCCTACATCCTGTATATCAAAGAGGACCACATCGATACCTGCCAGATCTTCGGGTGTTGGTTTCTGATGAGTACCATACAGACTTATTATCTTTATCCCGGTAACCGGATCTTTTCCATCTTCGATCAGCTCGCCGGCATCGGCCAGATTCCTGAATCCGTGTTCCGGAGCAAAAATCACTTTAATATCAATACCTATTCCAAAAAGATTGTCAACAAGATGGGTCTGACCAACCAGTGAAGTCTGATTTGCGACTATCGCAACAGCTTTTCCTTCAATCTGGTTTCTGTAAAGTTCTATCTGACTGGCTCCTGGAACAGGATCGTTTTTTGCCCCGGAACATTCTGCAGATAAAGCTATAATACCAGCCAACAGAGATACAACAAGTACTTTTTTCATTTGAATTTAAATTTGATATGTAAATCTAAGATTTTTTTATTTCAAAATTGTTTTCTCTGTGTCTTCTCCCTGTCTCTCTGTGTAACTAAAGAAAATAAGATTCATTTACTTAACCTTTAATTTATTAAATTTGGGGACTATAAAATATTACATGAATCTACCATATTTCATAGCACAAAGGCTCATTAAAGGGAGACGGGAAGAGACATCCTTTTCGCGCCCGATAAATGTTATTGCCATAATAGGCATTGCTATGGGACTGGCGGTAATGATTCTTGCAGTAGCTATACTTACAGGCTTTAAACAGGAGATCAGGGATAAGGTTGTCGGATTCGGGTCTCATATTCAGATCATGAATTTCGATTCGAATATCTCTTTTGAGACTACTCCTATCAGCGGTAATCAGGAATTTATTCCCAGGATAAAAGCAATCCCCGGGATAAAACATATCGAGGTTTTCGCAACTAAGGCAGGTATTATTAAAACAGATGAAGATATTCAGGGTGTTGTACTGAAGGGAATAGGAAGTGATTTTGACTGGAGCTATTTCAGCAGTAATCTGGTGGAAGGTTCCGTCTTTACAGTTACTGATACAGGAAGAACAGATAAAGTATTAATCTCTAAGAAAATTGCAGATATGCTAAGCCTCAAAAACGGGGACTCATTTGCAATGCACTTCATACAGGATCCTCCGAGGATGAGAAAATTCACTATCAGCGGTATCTATGAAACAAGTCTTGAGGAGTTTGATAAGATGTATGTCTTCTGCGATATCGGCCATATTAAAAGGTTAAACGGATGGGAAGATGATCAGATTAGCGGTTTTGAGGTGTTTATTGATGACTTTGACAGGCTGGATGAAATGACTCTGGCAGTAAGGGATGCAATAGGTTATAAGATTACTGAAGAAGATGCAAAATTCAAGGTAACAAATATCAGGATCAGATACCCTCAGATCTTCGACTGGCTAAACTTTCAGGATATTAATGTCATAATTATAATCCTGCTTATGCTTGTTGTTGCCGGATTCAATATGATTTCAGGATTGCTTATTCTTATCCTGGAGAAAACCAACATGATCGGCATTATTAAAGCACTCGGTTCGGAAGATAAAACTATAAGAAGGATCTTTCTTTATCAGGCAGCTTACCTCATTGCAAAAGGCTTGATCTGGGGAAATGTAGTCGGAATAGGACTTGCTTTTCTGCAGCTTAAAACGGGCATAATAACACTTGATCCCTCCTCATACTACATTAAAACGGTTCCGGTTAATCTTGAACTTGCGCATATTTTATTACTAAATGCAGGTACCATGGCTGCAATTGTAATTATGCTTCTGGTTCCTTCACAACTTATAAGCAGGATAACACCGGTGAAAGCAATAAGATACGATTAAAAACTCAGGCAGAATACCGTTTCCTTATAAGGCACTGATCTTACTTTCAGGTTACCGCCATGTACCTTCATAATCTGTCTCGATATACTTAATCCGATTCCTGATCCCTTATCCTTAGTTGTAAAAAACGGCACAAAGATCTCATCGAGTTTTGCCTCTGAGATTCCCGGACCATTATCAATAACACATAGTTCAGGCCGGTTATCAATATCAGTATTTGCAATTATTGTGATCCGGGTGTCAGGATTGTTTTCATTAGCTTCCAGTGCGTTCTTAAGAAGATTAATAAGGACCTGCGATATCAGATTCTGATCAGCAAAGATTTCAAGATCCGGATTTATTACCTTAACTGACAATTCAACTTTCCTGCTCGTTTCAAGGGATTCATAAAGAATCTTAACCCTGCTTAATAGATCTGTCACCCTGAAGATCTTCTTTTCAGGTTCAGGCACCTTTGTCAGCTTCCTGTATGATTCCACGAATGACATCAAACCTTTCCCCTGATCTTTTATAACGTTCAGACCCTGCAGTGTTGTATCAATTGCTTTTGATGTCACTTCCTCAGGCGGTACAGGATCACCATTTTTTGTATAGATCTTGGAGAGGCTCTCCGACAAAGATGTAATCGGAGTTATGGAGTTCATAATTTCATGCATCAGCACCCTGATAAGTTTCATCCACGATTCCAGTTCCTTCTCATCTAGTTCATGCTTAATATCCTGAACAGACAGGATTATGAGCTCATTTTCTTTCATTCCAAAAGATGTAGCCTTGAGTGAGAGCTGAGTTTCACCCCGTTCATTGTTTAATGCAACAAGCTTTCTTTCAAACGGTTTTATATTATTTATTGTATTAAACAGCTTTTTATCAATCCGTTCAATTTGGCTGAGATGGGTAAGCACTTCTGCTGACAGAAGTCGTTTTGCAGCAGAATTGGCATGCATAACATGGCCTCTGCTATCATATGTAATAATACCGGTGGCAAGATGTTCAAGCAGTGTCTGGAAGTATTGTTCCTGTTGCCGGTTTACAATTTTCAGCTTCTGGATCTGCCGGTTAACCCTATTCATGCTTTCATACAATTCACTGAATGCCAAACCTTTGATATCACCAGGAAATGAGAGACTTGAATCATCATTGCGAACAGAATCAAAGAAGAATCTGATTTTTTTATTTGTTGTATTCAGAAACGAAATCAGGTTTATGGTAAGTACAATAATTGCGATCAGGCAGATAATTGCAATTCTGACCGAGTAATCAACAAGGAGAAAATATCCGAGTAACGAACAGAAAACAACAAGGAGTAAGACGCGGATAATAATACTTACGTACAGGTATTTGCTAATCATTGATCTGCTTTTTTCATTTTGTTATAAAGTGTCTGCCTCGTAACACCAAGCTCTTCAGCAGCGGCGGTAAAATTGCCATCGTTTTTTTCAAGAGCCTGCCTAATCATTTTCCGCTCCATCTCCTCAAGGGTGGAAACAGCATAATTATTACCCGGCAGATGAGCATTCCTCAGGTAGAGATCATCAGCTTTAAGGACAACTGATTCGCTTAAAATAACTGCCTTTTCGATAGTATGCTGAAGCTCCCTGATATTTCCGGGCCATGAATAGCTTAAAAGCTTATCGTGAGCCTGCTGATTTATTCTTATATCAGGTTTACCGTACTTATAGGTATATTTCTTCAGAAAGAATTCAGCCAGAATTATTATATCATTACCTCTTTCCCTGAGAGGCGGAAGTTCGATCTGAATTGTATTGATCCTGTATAAAAGATCCTCGCGAAACAGTCCTTCCCCAACCAACTTTTCAAGATTTCTGTTTGTAGCACATATAAGTCTTATATCAGTTGGTATAACCTGATTTGAACCAATACGAGTAATCTGACGGTTCTCAATAGCGGCAAGAAGCTTTGCCTGAAGATGGAATGACAGATTTCCGATTTCGTCAAGAAATAAGGTCCCTTTATCGGCAATCTCAAATTTTCCCTGTCTGTTCTCACGAGCATCTGTAAATGAGCCTTTGGTATGGCCAAATAATTCACTTTCAAAAAGGGTTTCACTTAATGATCCTATGTCTACACTCACCAGAACCTCATTTGACCGCGCAGAAAGACGGTGAATCTCCTGAGCTATAAGTTCCTTTCCGGTACCATTCTCGCCTGTTATCAGAACAGTGGCATCAGTTTTGGCAACCTTTCTGACCATATTTAAAACCTTCATCAGCTGTGGTGATGAGCCAATTATGTATTTCTGGTCGCGGTTCAGTTCCTTTTTTAATCCTGTTTCCCGCTCCCGCAATTCGTTAACCTCTTTTTTTGAAAAATTCAGCTGGAGTGCTATGTTTAGTGTAGCAATAAGCTTTTCATTATCCCATGGCTTCAGAATGAAATCTGAAGCCCCCGCTTTAAGAGCCTTGACTGCCAGATCAATATCCCCGTAGGCTGTTATCATAACCACCGAGACATCGGGATAGGTTTCCCTGATCTTTCCCAGCCAGTATAATCCTTCGTTTCCGCTGTTTATTCCTGCCTGAAAATTCATATCCAGGATAACAAGATTGTAGTCTTTTTTACGAAGCTCAGCAGGGATGAGGTTTGGATTGGAGAGTGTCGTTACAGATTGAAATAGAGGCGATAGCAGTATCTCAAGGGTACTCAGGATACTTTTATTATCGTCGATTACAAGTATGTTACCTGGTTGTTGCATTTTAATGCTCCCAACTCCCAAAAGGGCGCTTTATTTATACTCAGAATTACCTCAAAACTAATTTATAAAAACACGAAAGTCAAGGATATGTAAAATATTTTTACACTAAATTGTAAATTATTTTTACCAAGCCTTATCATACTGGTTTCTATTATGCTGATTTTCTAATACATACAAATCTGGCATAATTATAGTATTTAATTTGAAAATTCTACCATCATGATGCTGCTAGATTTAAAAATAGCTGTGAGGACCCTTAAAGGGAATAGAGTCCTTTCTGCAATAAGTATACTTGGACTGGGTATCGGACTTGGTTCAATAATTCTCTTGCTCGCTTTAATAGTCCATGAAACATCGTTTGACAAATATATTCCGGACTATCATAATGTGAACAGAATATTATTTGGTCAGACTTCATCCACTTCTTATCCTCTTGCAGAGGAGATGAAAAAGGATTTTCCTGAAGTGAAGGACTACTTCAGATTCTACCAGGCTTATAATGTACCTGTCGGAAAGGCAAAGAACGAGATGGCCTTTGAATCGAGTTTTTCCTTTTCTGATGCCTCGATGTATAATATTATGGGTATTACATTTATTGCAGGTGTGCCTGCAAATTCGGTGGGTGATGTTGCAATCTCCGAAAAAACCTCACAAAGGATATTTGGAAAAAGTTCTCCGCTTGGAGCTGTTCTGTTTGTAAAAATTAATCCTAAAGAACTTATAAGCCTTACTGTTACAGGTGTATTTGAGGAATTTCCGCCTAACTCAACAATTACGCCTAATCTGATAGCAGATATAAAGTTATCAGAAAAGATGTTTGTCAACTTCCAGACTCAGTTAGGCCAGTTCGGCGGAGGGATAACAACTGCGCTCAACTGGGATAATTTATCTATTTTATCTTATGTGGTACTCGATAAAAACACAGACAAACAAGCCCTGGCTATAAAGATGGAGAAATATAAATCTCTCTTCAGGGATCAGAACTTAAAAGACTGGAAATTCGTCCTGCAACCCGTCGATGAAATTTACTTAAAATCAGCAGGAATCTCAGGAGGCAATGGTGCCATAAGGATCGGAAATTCAAATGAACTTAAATATTACTGGTCTATATCTTTCCTGATCCTGCTCATTTCTGTCGCGAATTATATTATCCTCACAAGGGCAGCAACATTTGACAGGCTCAGAGAACTTGGGACCAGAAAAGTTATGGGCGCTTCAGGAGCCACTCTTAGGAAACAAATTCTTGTTGAGTCTAATCTGGTAACGATACTTAGCCTGATTCCGGCCAGTTTCGTTATCGATTTCGGGATGACATTTATTAACAACACATTAAACAGAACCTTATCAAGTGAAATTTTTACCAATCCACTTATGTGGCTGCTTCTCATAATTGTAGTAATTTTTACAGGCACTGCATCCGGATTGCTTATCAGTTCCAGTATTTCCAGAACTCCATCCTTACTTCTTCTGTCAGCAAAGACTTCTGAAAAATCAAGAATAATAAGATGGGACTATTCATTTCTCGTATTCCATTTCAGCCTCTATATTATCTTGGTTGTAAGTGTTTTAACTGTAACAAAACAAATCAGATATTCAATGAATAATCTGACCGGAATAAATCCGAAAAATATAATGGTCAGCTACCTCAACTCCCCAAAATTACAATCAGGATTTACAACAATCTGTAATGAGATGCAAAGTATGCCCGGCGTGGTCAAAGTTGCCGGGGGCTCATTTATTCCTCCCTTCCGCGATTTTCTTCCAATAACTTTGGCTAATCCCAATGGGGAGAAAAACAGATTTGACGGCCTGATAATGGGAGAAGGGATGACGGAGATGCTTGACATGGAGATTCTTGAAGGTTCAGCATTCGGCCCATATCAAACTACCAGAATGGATGTGCTGATTAATGAATCAAGTGCCAAAAAATTCAACATTAAGGTGGGTGACAATTACCTTGGTGTATTTTATATCAGGGGAATACTAAAAGATTTTCATTCACATTCGCTTCACACACTTATACAACCAATGGTTATCCTTCAGCAAAACCCTGAAAAAATGGGTCTGGTTGCCATTAAAACCGATGGAACAAATGATAAACTGATCACAGAAAAACTGAAAGAGGTTTTCAGTCAGATCGATCCCTATGAGGTATTTGAAGTTAGTTATATTACTGATAATATGAAGGAATTTTACCTGACAGAAAGAAATCAGGCTAAAATTACCGGAGCATTCTCATTACTGGCTACAGTTCTTGCTATTATGGGACTTTTTGGAATTGCCCTGATAAGTATCTCAAGAAAAACAAAAGAGATTGGTCTCAGAAAAGTCAACGGAGCCTCTGTTTTTGAGGTATTGTACCTTCTTAATAAGGATTTTGTAAAATGGGTTGTGATATCGCTCTTTATTGGAATACCTGTATCATATTATCTTGTAAATGATTGGCAGGACCGATTTGCATATAAAACAGAACTGAGCTGGTGGATATTTGCAATAGCAGGGCTCTCTGCAATCATGATTGCATTAATTACAGTCAGCTGGCAAAGCTGGAGGGCAGCAACAAGAAATCCGGTGGAGGCATTGAGATATGAATAGGCAGGACATAAGTAAATTCGAAATAACCAGGAAGATTGCTTCGTCGTACTCTCCTCGCAATGACTGTCAGATTAATAATGCATTCTAAGATATGATACTGAAAGACATACGACTTGCATCCAGAAATATCCTGAAAAACAAGGGAGTAAGCAGCATAAACATTCTTGGACTCTCAGTCGGTATGATGGCAGTTCTCCTTATCTTCCAGTATATCAGCTTTGAAAAGAGCTACGACAAATTCTTTGAAAATTCAAATCGCCTTCAGCGTCTGGTTTTTTATAGATATTACCAGACCGGACTAGACAAAAGTGTTGGGAATAACTACTTTATAGGACAGATTGCTGCTGAAAAAATTCCTGAGATAGAGGATTTCTGTCGCGTAAAAAGAGACGCTGCATTTTTTCAGGCAGGAGAGCAGATCTTCAAAGAAGAAAGAACACTTTATGCCGACAGCTCT
This genomic stretch from Bacteroidales bacterium harbors:
- a CDS encoding phosphodiester glycosidase family protein, whose translation is MKRRSVLIFCLLVILLVLSGPLTGQITGFEKVKWDRERIAPGLIWKSAHTILNDSIPQNLNVLTVNTRRRRIALYYESGKNSVLSKQAVNSGALAAVNGGFFNIRDGGSVAYIRTGGLIKDSDTSKIWSRNANMTGSFLVNKTGDVFIEEAHTNSWYDTHPEYGEVLVTGPLLLSGNKRIQLPLTPLVVNKHPRTVVGKKSKHKIVIVTIDGRTDQAAGLTINEVTQLMQLLGCKDAVNFDGGGSTTMWISGKPFNGVVNMPCDNKKFDHEGDRAVSDILVIR
- a CDS encoding sigma-54-dependent Fis family transcriptional regulator: MQQPGNILVIDDNKSILSTLEILLSPLFQSVTTLSNPNLIPAELRKKDYNLVILDMNFQAGINSGNEGLYWLGKIRETYPDVSVVMITAYGDIDLAVKALKAGASDFILKPWDNEKLIATLNIALQLNFSKKEVNELRERETGLKKELNRDQKYIIGSSPQLMKVLNMVRKVAKTDATVLITGENGTGKELIAQEIHRLSARSNEVLVSVDIGSLSETLFESELFGHTKGSFTDARENRQGKFEIADKGTLFLDEIGNLSFHLQAKLLAAIENRQITRIGSNQVIPTDIRLICATNRNLEKLVGEGLFREDLLYRINTIQIELPPLRERGNDIIILAEFFLKKYTYKYGKPDIRINQQAHDKLLSYSWPGNIRELQHTIEKAVILSESVVLKADDLYLRNAHLPGNNYAVSTLEEMERKMIRQALEKNDGNFTAAAEELGVTRQTLYNKMKKADQ
- a CDS encoding M20/M25/M40 family metallo-hydrolase; this encodes MKRNRAFSLILFLILICVFASYCTKDEETEAERKEALTIKFNSEINADSLKSVVTWLQQMGTRFALAENRKNVAISIKKRFERLGYTNVRLDSFPINKIYRNVSYYQNWQYNVIASITGSVYPDSICIIGGHYDNILKTGDPFTAAPGANDNASGVAAALEIARVFKTNNYKPDNTIEFIAFGAEELGLFGSFYYSDYARINSKKIKLMLNNDMIAFNPSSNKSDWSVNIMDYDNSHNLRKEAEVISGQFTDLKTYNYNTYNKQSDSYPFFVNGFKALFFISATSDPYYHTLDDTADKYNFEFCREIVKLNCAILIDKN
- a CDS encoding ATP-binding protein; this translates as MISKYLYVSIIIRVLLLVVFCSLLGYFLLVDYSVRIAIICLIAIIVLTINLISFLNTTNKKIRFFFDSVRNDDSSLSFPGDIKGLAFSELYESMNRVNRQIQKLKIVNRQQEQYFQTLLEHLATGIITYDSRGHVMHANSAAKRLLSAEVLTHLSQIERIDKKLFNTINNIKPFERKLVALNNERGETQLSLKATSFGMKENELIILSVQDIKHELDEKELESWMKLIRVLMHEIMNSITPITSLSESLSKIYTKNGDPVPPEEVTSKAIDTTLQGLNVIKDQGKGLMSFVESYRKLTKVPEPEKKIFRVTDLLSRVKILYESLETSRKVELSVKVINPDLEIFADQNLISQVLINLLKNALEANENNPDTRITIIANTDIDNRPELCVIDNGPGISEAKLDEIFVPFFTTKDKGSGIGLSISRQIMKVHGGNLKVRSVPYKETVFCLSF
- a CDS encoding ABC transporter permease, which codes for MNLPYFIAQRLIKGRREETSFSRPINVIAIIGIAMGLAVMILAVAILTGFKQEIRDKVVGFGSHIQIMNFDSNISFETTPISGNQEFIPRIKAIPGIKHIEVFATKAGIIKTDEDIQGVVLKGIGSDFDWSYFSSNLVEGSVFTVTDTGRTDKVLISKKIADMLSLKNGDSFAMHFIQDPPRMRKFTISGIYETSLEEFDKMYVFCDIGHIKRLNGWEDDQISGFEVFIDDFDRLDEMTLAVRDAIGYKITEEDAKFKVTNIRIRYPQIFDWLNFQDINVIIIILLMLVVAGFNMISGLLILILEKTNMIGIIKALGSEDKTIRRIFLYQAAYLIAKGLIWGNVVGIGLAFLQLKTGIITLDPSSYYIKTVPVNLELAHILLLNAGTMAAIVIMLLVPSQLISRITPVKAIRYD
- a CDS encoding DUF1343 domain-containing protein; this translates as MKKVLVVSLLAGIIALSAECSGAKNDPVPGASQIELYRNQIEGKAVAIVANQTSLVGQTHLVDNLFGIGIDIKVIFAPEHGFRNLADAGELIEDGKDPVTGIKIISLYGTHQKPTPEDLAGIDVVLFDIQDVGTRFYTYISTLHYLMEACAENNKKCIILDRPNPNGFYFDGNILDTTYRSFVGMDPVPIVHGMTVGEYGQMLNGEGFLKGGLKCDLEVIKCKNYTHKTYYDLPVKPSPNLPNQNSIYLYPSTCFFEGTVLSLGRGTAFPFQVFGGPDMPDRGFSFTPESVPGAKNPPLLGVKCYGTDLRDALKNKIVPKPQINLDWIISAYNDFPQKDKFFTKYFDTLAGGPGLREQIQKGMSAKEIRESWKDGLEKFGKVREKYLLYK
- a CDS encoding pyridoxal phosphate-dependent aminotransferase, translated to MPAISDKGKMMPASPIRKLVPYSEEAKRKGRKVYHLNIGQPDIPTPEVAMNALRNINIKVLEYSHSAGNESYRRKLAAYYQKIGIKVDHTEMLITTGGSEAILFALMSCVNPGEEVITPEPFYANYNGFATTAGIKIVPVTSHIKNDFALPPIEDIEKKITPKTKGIIVCNPNNPTGYLYSKNELLQLKEIVKKHDLFLFSDEAYREFCYDGAEHFSAMNLEGIENNVILLDSVSKRYSECGIRIGALITKNKEVISTALKFAQARLSPPGLGQIAAEASIETPADYFEGVNKEYTARRNYMVEALNKIPGVYCPKPKGAFYTVVKLPVDDADKFAQWLLEDFEYNNQTVMVAPASGFYSTPGSGKNEVRIAYVLKIDDLKQAMMILAEALKVYPGRV